The following are encoded together in the Candida orthopsilosis Co 90-125, chromosome 5 draft sequence genome:
- a CDS encoding Pga54 GPI-anchored protein, with protein MQFKPLVALALATSLAQAAAAPYHLYKRYENATVPSSSSDVASSSAEGSYGYSASILSTDQSAGESSSPAPTSSDEDEWITSTIIQYITVSDASTTQTSAANTLTTTYPKSSAAVASSSSDDDEWITSTILEYVTLTSDSSTYTSATNTAVTTVANTNKNKEVNNENTGSSSDTTTSTITSLVTVTDGNGSTQLSTQLSATTEAVAAQDETTAETATETGDSKQTVAAESAVASGNSNKEACVASTVTVTVTATPATTEAAAAAGTTSSPSEDDTTITVSTQVYVTSYPIQAEFTNSDTTTTITSFVDVTQTQLHTFTSSLSHYNNSTSSSGSIVPTYGSSAYTNSTVPITSAW; from the coding sequence ATGCAATTTAAACCATTAGTAGCTTTGGCACTTGCCACTTCATTGGCTcaagcagcagcagcaccTTACCATTTGTACAAAAGATATGAAAATGCTACTGTcccatcttcatcatctgacgtagcttcttcttcagcagAAGGTAGCTATGGATATTCCGCTAGTATCCTTTCAACTGATCAGTCAGCTGGTGAGTCTTCTTCGCCAGCACCAACTTCAAGTGACGAAGATGAATGGATCACCTCAACTATTATTCAATACATTACTGTTTCTGATGCTTCAACTACTCAAACATCAGCTGCAAACACATTGACTACTACTtatccaaaatcatcagCTGCAGTagcttcatcatcttccgATGATGACGAGTGGATTACTTCAACTATTCTTGAATACGTCACTTTGACTTCAGATAGTTCAACTTATACTTCTGCTACAAACACTGCCGTTACCACTGTTGccaacaccaacaagaacaaagaagtcaacaatgaaaatacCGGAAGCTCAAGTGATACCACCACTTCAACCATTACTTCCCTCGTCACTGTGACTGATGGAAATGGTTCTACTCAACTTTCTACTCAACTTAGTGCTACAACTGAGGCAGTTGCTGCTCAAGATGAAACCACCGCTGAAACAGCCACTGAAACAGGAGACTCGAAGCAAACTGTTGCTGCTGAATCTGCCGTTGCTTCTGGAAATAGTAATAAAGAAGCATGTGTTGCTTCTACTGTTACTGTTACTGTCACTGCTACTCCAGCCACTACTgaagcagcagcagcagcaggTACTACCTCTTCACCGAGCGAAGATGATACTACCATTACTGTTTCAACCCAGGTTTACGTCACTTCATACCCAATTCAAGCTGAATTCACCAACAGTgacaccaccaccaccatcacttcatttgttgatgttacTCAAACCCAATTACACACCTTCACTTCTTCATTGAGTCATTACAACAATTCCACATCATCGTCAGGCTCTATCGTTCCAACTTATGGATCTTCTGCTTACACCAACTCCACTGTACCAATTACTAGTGCTTGGTAA
- a CDS encoding Bgl2 1,3-beta-Glucosyltransferase (cell wall enzyme) has translation MQFKLLSALVAGLATANAIGDLAFNLGVKDNSGNCKTVDEFKSDLELIKGSSSIIKTYAVSDCNTLQNLGPAAEAEGFQIMLGIWPTDDAHFEAEKSALQQYLTQISTSTIKIFLVGSEALYREDLTADQLSDKINDIKDLVKDIKDKDGNSYSSVPVGTVDSWNVLVDGGSKPAIQTADVVYANAFSYWQGQTNQNASYSFFDDIMQALQTIQTVKGSTDIEFWVGETGWPTDGSNFESSQPGVDNAKNFWQNAICAMRGWGVNVAVFEAIDEAWKPDTSGISDVEKHWGVWDANNKLKYNINCDFD, from the exons ATGCAATTCAAGTTATTATCAGCTTTAGTAGCAGGTCTTGCTACTGCCAATGCAATTGGTGAT CTTGCATTCAACTTGGGTGTCAAGGACAACTCCGGAAACTGTAAaactgttgatgaatttaaatCTGACTTGGAGTTGATTAAAGgttcatcttcaatcatCAAAACCTATGCTGTTTCTGACTGTAACACTTTACAAAACTTGGGTCCAGCAGCAGAAGCTGAAGGTTTCCAGATCATGTTGGGTATTTGGCCAACTGATGATGCTCATTTTGAGGCTGAAAAATCAGCATTGCAGCAATACTTGACtcaaatttcaacttcaaccaTTAAAATCTTCCTTGTTGGTTCTGAAGCTCTTTATAGAGAGGATTTAACTGCTGATCAATTATCTGATAAAATCAATGACATCAAAGATCTTGTCAAAGATATCAAAGACAAGGATGGAAACTCATATTCAAGTGTTCCAGTTGGAACTGTTGATTCGTGGAATGTTTTGGTTGATGGTGGATCCAAACCGGCTATTCAAACTGCTGATGTTGTTTATGCAAACGCTTTTTCATACTGGCAAGGACAAACTAATCAAAATGCTTCATACTCCTTCTTTGACGACATTATGCAAGCTTTGCAAACCATCCAAACTGTTAAAGGATCAACCGATATCGAATTCTGGGTTGGTGAAACCGGGTGGCCAACTGAtggatcaaattttgaaagctCTCAACCAGGTGTTGACAATGCCAAAAACTTTTGGCAAAATGCCATTTGTGCAATGAGAGGTTGGGGCGTTAATGTTGCTGTATTTGAAgccattgatgaagcttGGAAACCAGATACCTCTGGTATTTCCgatgttgaaaaacatTGGGGTGTTTGGGAtgccaacaacaaattgaaatacaaCATCAACTGTGATTTCGATTAA